A genome region from Hevea brasiliensis isolate MT/VB/25A 57/8 chromosome 7, ASM3005281v1, whole genome shotgun sequence includes the following:
- the LOC110658819 gene encoding L-type lectin-domain containing receptor kinase IX.1-like, whose translation MDLYGSSSCLLYTLVMAISIFLFMLFLPIANSLSFNFTTFDPNMADISFQGDAFTSNNVLQLTKNEKVDDNDNFRYSVGRASYKHPVRLWDAKTRRLTDFTAHFSFIMKRIHDKYQSGDGMSFFIAPVDSQIPDNSSGGFLALFNNDTSLNASKENQIIAVEFDSFKNAWDPDGNHVGILVNSIISVTNVTWNSSITNGSQANAWVSYNSTTRNLSVFLTYAQNPVFSGNSSLSYIVDLRDLLPEWVRVGFSASTGMSVELHNIISWDFDSSLEINQKARHKTGLLVCISVGLGIFACAVIGVFWLVFWRKRHGGRNEDEADDVSMDDEFEKGTGPKRFTFAELSRATSDFAESGKLGEGGFGGVYKGQLSESNTQIAVKKFSRGSKQGKKEYVSEVKIITRLRHRNLVQLIGWCHERGEFLLVYEFLPNGSLDSHLFGGETMLIWSVRYKIASGLASALLYLHEEWEQCVVHRDIKSSNVMLDSNFNAKLGDFGLARLVDHELGSQTTVLAGTMGYLAPECVTTGKASKESDVYGFGVVALEITSGRRPVDTTQEPNKVRLVEWVWDLYGKWYLLEAVDKRLTNEFDERQLECLMIVGLWCCHPDFAHRPSIRQVISVLNFEAPLPSLPAKLPVPIYYAPPMNLREFSSTSSGLTTSESSRTTNSSPLPSRSTKPLLNEEEPNV comes from the coding sequence ATGGATCTCTATGGCTCAAGTTCATGCCTTCTCTATACTCTTGTCATGGCAATCTCCATTTTCTTGTTCATGCTGTTTCTGCCCATTGCAAACTCACTGTCCTTCAACTTCACTACTTTTGATCCCAATATGGCAGATATATCCTTCCAGGGCGATGCTTTCACGTCCAATAATGTTCTTCAACTGACAAAGAATGAAAAAGTTGACGATAACGATAACTTCAGATACAGCGTTGGCCGGGCCTCATATAAGCATCCTGTGCGACTTTGGGATGCCAAGACAAGAAGGCTTACAGACTTCACCGCCCACTTCTCCTTCATCATGAAAAGGATTCATGACAAATACCAATCTGGCGATGGGATGTCTTTTTTCATCGCACCAGTTGACTCTCAGATCCCAGACAATTCGAGTGGTGGTTTTCTTGCATTATTTAATAATGATACTTCCTTAAATGCCTCCAAAGAAAATCAAATCATTGCGGTTGAGTTTGATAGTTTTAAAAACGCATGGGATCCGGACGGTAATCATGTAGGCATCCTTGTGAATTCAATTATATCTGTGACAAATGTAACATGGAACAGCAGCATTACGAACGGGTCACAGGCTAATGCATGGGTAAGTTATAACTCCACTACCAGAAATTTAAGTGTTTTTCTAACTTACGCCCAGAATCCTGTGTTTAGTGGTAATTCTAGCCTTTCGTATATTGTTGATTTGAGAGATCTTTTGCCCGAATGGGTTAGAGTAGGTTTCTCTGCTTCAACAGGGATGTCGGTTGAATTACATAACATTATCTCTTGGGATTTTGATTCGAGCTTGGAAATTAATCAAAAAGCCAGGCACAAAACAGGATTGCTTGTTTGTATATCTGTGGGTTTGGGGATCTTCGCTTGTGCTGTAATAGGTGTGTTTTGGTTAGTGTTTTGGAGAAAAAGGCATGGTGGTAGAAACGAAGATGAGGCTGATGATGTTTCTATGGATGATGAATTTGAAAAAGGAACAGGACCTAAGAGGTTCACTTTTGCTGAACTAAGTCGCGCAACAAGCGACTTTGCTGAGAGTGGAAAGCTAGGGGAAGGAGGATTCGGAGGCGTTTACAAGGGACAGTTGAGCGAATCCAACACACAAATAGCTGTTAAGAAGTTCTCAAGGGGATCGAAACAGGGTAAAAAGGAGTACGTATCAGAAGTGAAGATCATTACTCGATTGAGACACAGAAATTTGGTTCAACTTATTGGTTGGTGCCATGAAAGAGGTGAGTTCCTTCTTGTCTACGAGTTCCTGCCTAATGGAAGCCTCGACTCCCATCTCTTTGGAGGGGAAACTATGTTAATTTGGAGTGTGAGGTACAAAATCGCTTCTGGGTTGGCTTCTGCCCTGTTATATCTCCATGAAGAGTGGGAACAATGTGTAGTACATAGAGATATCAAGTCCAGCAACGTCATGTTGGATTCAAATTTCAATGCCAAGCTTGGTGATTTTGGTCTGGCCAGACTTGTAGACCATGAGCTGGGTTCGCAGACAACAGTTTTGGCAGGCACGATGGGCTATTTAGCTCCAGAATGTGTGACCACAGGGAAAGCCAGTAAAGAATCGGATGTGTACGGTTTCGGGGTAGTAGCACTCGAAATCACAAGTGGAAGGAGGCCAGTCGATACAACGCAAGAACCAAATAAGGTAAGGCTTGTGGAATGGGTATGGGACCTGTATGGAAAATGGTATCTTCTTGAAGCTGTAGACAagaggttgactaatgaatttgATGAGCGGCAATTGGAATGCTTGATGATTGTAGGATTATGGTGCTGCCATCCTGATTTTGCACATCGGCCATCAATAAGGCAAGTGATAAGTGTCCTGAATTTTGAAGCTCCATTGCCTAGCCTTCCTGCAAAGTTGCCAGTGCCAATATACTATGCACCTCCTATGAATCTGCGCGAGTTCTCCTCCACATCTTCGGGCTTAACAACTTCTGAGAGCAGCCGCACTACAAATTCCTCCCCCTTGCCATCTAGGTCTACTAAACCTCTTTTGAATGAAGAGGAGCCTAATGTCTGA
- the LOC131181412 gene encoding L-type lectin-domain containing receptor kinase IV.1-like, which yields MESKLSSMDNFVLDSPLDSHPITSQSQYEELNAKLENLRMEMQRTLKGKAIVVVNIVHTPSGHSILNTPDFAENQFNMKVKVVRTDNGSEFANHKDANLFHSKGIWVWDLYGKGHLLEAVDIRLSKEFDEWQLECLMIVGLWCCHPDSALRPPIRQVINVLNFEAPLPSLPAKLPVPIYCAPPMSQCKFSYTSSGLTTSESSCTTNSSLLTGGSTKSLLKQGKHNV from the exons ATGGAGAGCAAGTTGTCGTCTATGGATAATTTTGTTTTAGATTCACCTCTGGATTCACATCCTATTACTTCACAGTCTCAATATGAAGAATTGAATGCCAAATTAGAAAATCTGCGGATGGAGATGCAAAGAACGTTAAAAGGGAAAGCTATAGTAGTAGTAAATATAGTTCACACTCCCTCGGGGCATTCAATTCTGAACACTCCTGATTTTGCTG AAAATCAATTTAATATGAAAGTTAAAGTTGTGAGGACAGATAATGGTAGTGAGTTTGCCAATCACAAGGATGCTAATTTATTTCATTCTAAAGGAATT TGGGTATGGGACTTGTATGGTAAAGGGCACCTTCTGGAAGCTGTGGACATAAGGTTAAGTAAAGAATTCGATGAGTGGCAATTGGAATGCTTGATGATTGTTGGATTATGGTGCTGCCATCCTGACTCTGCACTTCGGCCACCTATAAGGCAAGTGATAAATGTCCTGAATTTTGAAGCTCCATTGCCTAGCCTTCCAGCAAAGTTGCCAGTGCCAATTTATTGTGCACCTCCCATGAGTCAGTGCAAGTTCTCCTACACATCGTCGGGCTTGACAACTTCTGAGAGCAGCTGCACTACGAATTCCTCGCTCTTGACAGGTGGGTCTACAAAATCTCTTTTGAAACAAGGGAAACATAATGTCTGA